One Nostoc sp. UHCC 0302 DNA window includes the following coding sequences:
- a CDS encoding thioester reductase domain-containing protein, with the protein MSIKQSLNAKDIQVFLVSNLANLLGVETDEIDITEHLESYGLDSAQAMTLVSKLEKLLGFQPSPLLLWHYPNIQSLSQRLAEELQEKSEVQDTSSSVNAAPSIVDLSAEAVLDPSIRPSAVSNVSVTDPKKIFLTGGTGFLGAFVIRELLQATDADIYCLVRAANAEEGKSKLKKNLEQYAIWQEQFNSRIIPVVGDLSQPLLGLGSEQFQTLSTTIDTIYHSGALLNYVYPYSALKSANVLGTQEVLRLACLNTVKPVHYVSSVAIFESPVYAGKVVTEQDEFNHWEGIYLGYSQTKWVAEKLVKIASKRGLPVTIYRPPLISGDSQTGICNTHDFINLMTKGCLQMGSFPDVEYMLDMSPVDYVSKAVVYLSRQKESIGKAFHLQHPQPISLRDLVDWIRSFGYPVEMVPYDQWQTELINNVSSVENPLYTLRPFLLERWSDKQLTIPDLYLQAHRPHISCQDTLHALAGSSIVCPTIDSELLMTYTSYLIQTGFLTVA; encoded by the coding sequence ATGAGTATAAAACAGTCTTTAAACGCCAAAGATATTCAAGTGTTTCTGGTTTCTAACCTAGCTAATTTGCTAGGAGTAGAAACTGATGAGATAGATATCACAGAGCATTTAGAAAGCTATGGCTTGGATTCAGCACAAGCAATGACTTTGGTGAGTAAATTAGAGAAGCTGCTGGGATTTCAACCATCCCCTCTTTTGCTCTGGCATTACCCAAATATCCAGTCTCTGTCACAGCGTTTAGCCGAAGAATTACAAGAAAAATCAGAGGTTCAAGACACTTCTTCTAGTGTCAACGCTGCTCCTTCTATTGTAGATTTAAGTGCCGAAGCTGTTCTTGATCCTAGCATTCGTCCTAGTGCTGTCTCTAACGTTTCTGTAACTGACCCTAAGAAAATCTTTTTAACTGGAGGAACAGGCTTTTTAGGGGCTTTTGTCATCCGAGAGTTACTACAGGCAACGGATGCAGATATATATTGCTTAGTGCGTGCTGCTAATGCAGAAGAAGGCAAGAGTAAACTTAAAAAGAATCTAGAACAGTACGCAATTTGGCAAGAGCAATTTAATTCTAGAATTATTCCTGTTGTCGGCGATTTATCTCAGCCACTTTTAGGTCTTGGTTCTGAACAATTTCAAACATTATCTACCACTATTGATACTATTTATCATAGTGGTGCTTTGCTGAATTATGTTTATCCCTATTCAGCATTGAAGTCAGCCAATGTTTTAGGAACTCAAGAAGTTCTAAGATTGGCTTGTCTAAATACAGTTAAACCTGTGCATTACGTTTCTAGCGTTGCTATTTTTGAATCGCCTGTTTATGCTGGTAAGGTAGTAACAGAACAGGATGAATTTAATCATTGGGAAGGCATTTATCTTGGTTACTCTCAAACTAAATGGGTTGCTGAAAAGTTAGTCAAAATTGCTAGTAAGCGCGGTCTTCCTGTGACTATCTATAGACCACCATTAATCTCAGGAGATAGCCAAACAGGTATCTGTAATACCCATGACTTTATCAATTTGATGACCAAGGGGTGTCTACAGATGGGAAGTTTTCCCGATGTAGAATATATGTTAGATATGTCTCCTGTAGATTATGTTAGTAAAGCCGTTGTCTATCTATCAAGGCAGAAAGAATCGATAGGCAAAGCTTTCCATTTGCAACATCCGCAACCCATTTCTTTGCGTGACTTAGTTGATTGGATACGCTCTTTTGGCTATCCAGTTGAGATGGTTCCTTATGACCAGTGGCAAACAGAGTTAATCAATAATGTGTCTTCTGTAGAGAATCCTTTATACACTCTGCGACCTTTCTTACTAGAACGCTGGTCTGATAAACAACTCACTATTCCTGATTTGTATCTACAAGCCCACAGACCCCACATTAGCTGCCAAGACACGCTTCATGCACTAGCAGGTAGTTCCATTGTTTGCCCCACCATTGACTCTGAATTATTGATGACTTATACCTCCTATTTGATTCAAACTGGTTTTTTGACTGTTGCCTAA
- a CDS encoding PfaD family polyunsaturated fatty acid/polyketide biosynthesis protein codes for MTTVETVLNKYDNGLGFYAWSHSQNQIWKGALESISFEQKAIKDKLMVIDKPCYIVKVAGRIGVTNEGYLSSIDNSTAAEVELLTFVPPISIQQLGDPSFLYSHGVKYTYVTGAMAGGIASEEMVIALGKAQILSSFGAGGLSLDRLEAAINRIQQALPQGPYAFNLIHSPSEPAIERRAVDLYLKYQVRTVEASAFLDLTPNIVYYRVAGLGLNDANQIEIKNKVIAKISRREVATKFLQPAPERILKELVEKGLITELQANIAAQVPMADDITVEADSGGHTDNRPLVCLLPSIISLRDEIQAKYQYETPIRVGVAGGIATPQSALAAFMMGAAYVMTGSINQACVESGACEHTKKLLAQAEMADVMMAPAADMFEMGVKLQVLKRGTMFPMRAQKLFELYRSYDSIEDIPLAEREKLEKQVFRKSIAEVWEGTATYLSQKNPEKLGKAVNNPKLKMALIFRWYLGLSSRWSSSGEKGREVDYQIWCGPAMGSFNDWVRGSYLSEPNNRHVVDVADQIMTGAVFLYRIQNLKIQGLQIPNYYSHYQPFHSTVLEM; via the coding sequence GTGACAACCGTAGAAACGGTACTTAATAAATACGATAATGGTCTTGGTTTTTATGCTTGGTCTCATAGCCAAAACCAAATTTGGAAAGGTGCTTTAGAATCTATATCTTTTGAACAGAAAGCCATCAAAGATAAACTGATGGTAATTGATAAACCTTGCTACATTGTTAAAGTCGCTGGCAGAATTGGCGTCACGAATGAAGGGTATTTATCCTCAATTGATAACAGCACAGCAGCAGAAGTAGAACTGCTGACATTTGTGCCACCAATTAGCATCCAACAACTAGGAGACCCCAGTTTTCTCTACTCTCATGGAGTGAAGTATACCTATGTTACCGGTGCAATGGCTGGTGGAATTGCTTCTGAAGAAATGGTAATTGCACTCGGTAAAGCCCAAATTTTGAGTTCCTTTGGTGCTGGTGGTTTAAGTCTAGACCGTTTGGAAGCCGCTATTAACCGGATTCAACAAGCCCTTCCGCAAGGCCCTTATGCTTTTAATTTAATTCACAGTCCCAGTGAACCAGCAATTGAGCGCCGTGCTGTAGATTTATACTTGAAATATCAAGTCAGAACCGTAGAAGCTTCAGCATTTCTCGACTTAACACCGAACATTGTTTATTATCGTGTTGCTGGGCTTGGCTTAAATGACGCCAATCAAATTGAAATCAAAAATAAAGTCATTGCCAAAATTTCTCGTCGAGAAGTCGCTACGAAATTTTTACAACCAGCACCAGAGAGAATTCTCAAAGAACTTGTTGAAAAAGGCTTAATTACTGAGTTACAAGCTAATATTGCCGCTCAAGTGCCGATGGCTGATGATATTACCGTCGAAGCTGATTCTGGCGGTCATACAGATAACCGTCCCCTGGTTTGTCTGTTACCTTCTATTATTAGTTTGCGGGATGAAATTCAAGCCAAATATCAATACGAAACACCGATTAGAGTCGGAGTAGCAGGCGGAATAGCCACACCACAATCAGCCTTAGCTGCTTTTATGATGGGTGCTGCTTATGTAATGACTGGCTCAATTAATCAGGCTTGCGTTGAATCTGGTGCTTGTGAACATACTAAGAAGTTACTAGCTCAAGCAGAAATGGCCGATGTGATGATGGCTCCAGCGGCAGATATGTTTGAGATGGGGGTAAAACTTCAAGTTCTCAAACGGGGTACGATGTTCCCCATGCGAGCGCAAAAACTATTTGAGTTATATCGTAGTTATGACTCAATTGAAGACATCCCGTTGGCAGAAAGAGAAAAACTAGAGAAACAAGTTTTTCGTAAAAGTATTGCCGAGGTATGGGAAGGAACTGCCACTTATTTATCTCAAAAAAATCCCGAAAAGCTAGGCAAGGCTGTTAATAATCCTAAATTAAAAATGGCGTTGATTTTCCGCTGGTATTTAGGATTATCTTCCCGTTGGTCTAGTTCTGGTGAAAAAGGTCGAGAAGTTGATTATCAAATCTGGTGTGGCCCGGCAATGGGTAGCTTCAATGACTGGGTACGTGGTTCCTATCTATCTGAACCAAATAATCGTCATGTAGTTGATGTTGCTGACCAAATTATGACTGGTGCAGTCTTTCTGTACCGCATCCAAAATTTGAAAATTCAAGGACTGCAAATACCTAACTATTACAGTCATTACCAACCATTTCATTCTACAGTATTGGAGATGTAA
- a CDS encoding PfaB family protein, translating into MEKIAIVGLSCLFPDAQNPEEFWQNLIAQKDSTSSATSAEMGVDPTIFYNPVKGTLDKTYSLQGGYVRNFQFDPSEYNLPTELVASLDNTFKWSLYAAKQAILQSGYWGNHSVLSKCGVILGNLSFPTKLSNQLFSPIYQQTITPALRELLQYEDFDLASLSNPAKASLYNAMISGLPAAVIAQAFSLSQIHLCLDAACSSSFYAIKLASHYLWSGKADVMLAGAISCADSLFVRMLFSGVQGYPENGVSRPLDKSSRGLTPADGIGMVMLKRYSDAVRDGDNILATICGNGLSNDGKGKHLLSPNSKGQVLAFERAYAEAQISPKTIDYLECHATGTLLGDTTEFSSVDTFFGQHHATPQLGSVKANVGHLLTAAGMVGLTKAILSMSHGVIPPSINIAEPLTSENGVISAESIVRKATAWPNNNTSIKRAAISAFGFGGTNSHLIIEQGTTAQPVEPTAPIPSAKIAIVGMDAFFGECNGLDAFERSIYDGKQHFISLPPQRWHGIEEQESLLKEYGLPDGKAPAGAYITDFEIDTLAYKIPPNEVEKLNPQQLLLLKVCDRALKDAKIQEGSNVAVIIAAESEFSVHQLQQRWNLPWQIKDGLNAAEIALPEEKLAQLETIVQDSIHNPVELGEYLSYIANIMASRISAMWNFTGPAFTMTASENSALKALEVAQMLLSTGEVDAVVVGAVDLAGGVENVLLRNQTAKVNTGVNTLSYDQQANGWMVGEGAGAVVLKCHEATKENAERIYAVIDAISFGQANSTSVDAETVNQVCNQAFQIAGISPKDVNYVEVCGSGIPQEDEAEITGLLQAYPPVGDGLHCALGSVKANIGHTYVASGIASLIKTALCLYYRYIPATPNWSGVKTPQAWEGSPFYVATESRPWFLRQDGSHRVAAINGMGCDGTYAHLILSESPSQQERNNRYLQQMPFSLFPIAADNRTDLSELLNSLQKSIEDSSSLSATASETLATFEKNPEAKYVLSITGRNKKELLKEIESARKGVNNAFERGTDWQTPLGSYFTPKPLGKTGEVAYVYPAAVNSYIGIGQHLFRLFPKVYDDTIFNSLASRAIEIHQRLYPRSLQKLTTRQLENLEKQLLDDSLAMFETEIAYSRLITTIIRDDFQVKPKCVFGYSLGETSMMVAQGVWSNFEGGSSTLNSSPLFGDKLSGPKNAVREYWGLTNTPDSPDNKFWCTYVLMATPSQVRECIKNENRVYLTQINTPEEVLIAGEEAACKRVIQTLGCNAFPAPFDHAIHCEAMRSQFPEIKKVNTLPAQNIPGIVFYSAADYQPFTLDSEAIAHNIAKGLCQELDFPRLVNRVYEDGVRIFIEAGAGSVCSRWIGKALSNKEHITVSLNRRGMDDHTSIVKALAKLLSHQVNVDLSLLYSQTETTKQNKLTLRKITLGGNSITATILSDENRKLFQDVAGNCRSDRSEKQHPNIPNLKGFENINSLNAFNHNPQSISNYSHNSPANTQPEKVEMKNIIDNGFEIREQLQSSESSAIAQQLPQPVFTQPVITPEISNTVNMLDSHKTQYQKLNANNSKLTKAHTTFLQARQEFSQQLSEIIQLQLACAQNLLDEEP; encoded by the coding sequence GTGGAAAAAATTGCGATCGTCGGATTATCTTGTTTATTCCCCGATGCTCAAAACCCTGAAGAATTTTGGCAAAATTTAATTGCTCAAAAAGATTCGACATCATCCGCAACTTCTGCGGAAATGGGTGTAGATCCGACAATTTTTTACAATCCAGTTAAAGGTACACTAGACAAAACATATTCTCTGCAAGGTGGATACGTCCGCAACTTTCAATTTGATCCATCAGAATATAACCTACCAACAGAACTTGTTGCGAGTTTAGATAATACCTTTAAATGGTCATTGTATGCCGCTAAACAAGCAATTTTGCAGAGTGGTTATTGGGGTAATCACAGTGTTCTTTCAAAGTGTGGCGTAATTTTGGGGAATCTCTCTTTCCCAACAAAATTATCTAATCAATTATTTTCTCCGATTTACCAGCAGACTATTACTCCTGCTCTCAGAGAACTTTTGCAGTATGAAGATTTTGATTTAGCTTCTTTATCTAACCCAGCCAAAGCGTCTTTATACAATGCGATGATCTCTGGCTTACCAGCAGCCGTAATTGCTCAAGCTTTTTCTCTATCCCAGATTCATTTATGTCTGGATGCTGCTTGTTCATCGTCGTTCTATGCTATTAAACTGGCATCTCATTATTTATGGTCGGGTAAAGCCGATGTGATGTTAGCTGGGGCAATTAGTTGTGCAGATTCTCTGTTTGTGCGGATGTTATTTTCTGGTGTTCAAGGATATCCAGAAAACGGTGTTAGTCGTCCCCTTGATAAGTCATCTAGAGGGCTAACTCCCGCTGATGGTATTGGGATGGTAATGCTCAAGAGATATTCTGATGCTGTGAGAGATGGTGATAATATTCTTGCTACCATCTGCGGCAATGGATTATCGAATGATGGCAAAGGCAAACATCTACTTAGCCCAAATTCTAAAGGACAGGTTCTAGCTTTTGAAAGAGCCTATGCTGAAGCACAAATCAGTCCCAAAACCATTGATTATTTAGAGTGCCATGCTACCGGGACATTGTTAGGAGATACTACCGAATTCAGCTCAGTAGACACCTTTTTTGGTCAACATCATGCTACGCCTCAGCTAGGTTCTGTGAAAGCTAATGTTGGTCACTTACTAACTGCTGCTGGTATGGTTGGTTTGACTAAGGCAATTTTGAGTATGTCTCATGGTGTGATTCCACCAAGCATTAATATTGCTGAACCTTTAACATCAGAAAATGGTGTAATCTCCGCTGAAAGTATTGTGAGAAAGGCTACGGCGTGGCCAAACAATAACACATCAATTAAACGGGCAGCTATAAGTGCTTTTGGTTTTGGTGGCACTAACTCTCACTTAATTATTGAACAAGGAACTACAGCACAACCAGTTGAACCAACTGCACCGATTCCATCAGCTAAAATTGCTATTGTCGGCATGGATGCCTTTTTTGGCGAATGCAATGGATTAGATGCTTTTGAGCGGAGTATTTATGATGGTAAACAGCATTTTATTTCCTTGCCGCCGCAACGATGGCACGGTATAGAAGAGCAAGAAAGTTTACTCAAAGAGTACGGTTTGCCAGATGGCAAAGCACCAGCCGGGGCATATATCACTGATTTTGAAATCGATACTTTAGCTTACAAAATTCCGCCGAATGAAGTTGAAAAGCTAAATCCGCAACAACTGTTACTGCTGAAGGTTTGCGATCGCGCCCTCAAAGATGCAAAAATCCAAGAAGGTAGCAATGTCGCAGTTATCATCGCCGCCGAATCAGAATTTTCTGTCCACCAGCTACAGCAGCGATGGAATTTACCCTGGCAGATTAAAGATGGCTTGAATGCAGCAGAAATCGCCTTACCAGAGGAAAAACTTGCTCAACTGGAAACCATTGTGCAAGACAGTATTCACAATCCCGTAGAACTGGGTGAATATCTGAGTTACATTGCCAACATCATGGCCAGCCGGATTTCTGCTATGTGGAATTTCACTGGCCCAGCATTTACCATGACTGCTAGCGAAAATTCTGCTCTGAAAGCTTTGGAAGTCGCTCAAATGCTACTTTCTACTGGGGAAGTTGATGCTGTAGTGGTTGGTGCTGTAGATTTAGCAGGTGGCGTGGAAAACGTCTTGTTGCGAAATCAAACTGCAAAAGTTAATACTGGCGTCAATACCTTAAGTTATGACCAACAAGCTAATGGCTGGATGGTTGGCGAAGGTGCGGGTGCAGTTGTCCTCAAGTGTCACGAAGCTACCAAAGAAAATGCTGAGCGCATCTATGCAGTAATTGATGCCATTAGTTTCGGACAAGCCAATTCAACTTCTGTAGATGCGGAAACTGTAAACCAAGTTTGTAACCAAGCTTTCCAGATAGCAGGTATTTCACCCAAAGATGTGAACTACGTGGAAGTTTGCGGTAGTGGTATTCCTCAAGAAGATGAAGCGGAAATCACAGGTTTACTCCAAGCTTATCCCCCGGTGGGAGATGGTTTGCACTGTGCGTTAGGTAGTGTTAAAGCCAATATCGGTCATACCTATGTAGCTTCGGGAATTGCCAGCTTAATCAAAACTGCTTTGTGTCTCTATTACAGATACATTCCTGCTACTCCTAACTGGTCTGGTGTGAAAACACCGCAAGCATGGGAAGGTAGCCCTTTCTACGTCGCTACAGAATCAAGACCTTGGTTTCTCCGCCAAGATGGTTCACACAGAGTTGCAGCAATTAATGGTATGGGATGCGATGGGACTTACGCCCATTTAATCTTGTCAGAATCACCCAGCCAACAAGAGCGAAATAACAGGTATTTGCAACAAATGCCGTTCTCTCTGTTCCCCATTGCTGCTGATAATCGCACCGATTTATCTGAGTTGCTTAACAGTCTCCAAAAAAGCATTGAGGATAGTTCTTCTTTATCAGCTACTGCTAGCGAGACACTTGCTACTTTTGAAAAGAATCCTGAAGCCAAGTACGTCTTATCAATCACAGGACGCAACAAAAAAGAGTTACTCAAAGAAATTGAATCTGCCCGCAAAGGTGTAAATAATGCCTTTGAACGTGGAACTGATTGGCAAACACCTTTAGGTAGTTATTTCACACCTAAACCATTAGGTAAAACTGGAGAAGTTGCTTACGTTTATCCAGCGGCGGTCAATTCTTATATTGGCATTGGTCAGCATCTTTTCCGGTTATTTCCAAAAGTTTATGATGACACAATCTTCAATAGTCTTGCTAGCCGTGCTATCGAAATTCATCAGCGACTTTATCCCCGGAGTTTGCAGAAGTTGACCACTAGGCAACTAGAAAATCTGGAAAAGCAATTGCTAGATGATTCTCTAGCCATGTTTGAAACAGAAATTGCTTATTCTCGATTGATTACAACAATTATTCGAGATGATTTTCAAGTCAAACCAAAATGCGTTTTTGGTTATAGCCTTGGTGAAACTAGTATGATGGTTGCCCAAGGAGTTTGGAGCAATTTTGAAGGCGGAAGTAGCACCTTAAACTCGTCACCGCTATTTGGCGATAAGTTATCTGGCCCAAAAAATGCTGTGCGTGAGTATTGGGGATTAACAAATACGCCAGATTCGCCAGATAACAAGTTTTGGTGTACCTATGTTCTCATGGCTACCCCATCACAAGTTAGGGAATGTATTAAAAACGAGAACCGTGTTTATTTAACTCAAATCAATACACCAGAAGAAGTTTTAATTGCGGGTGAGGAAGCAGCTTGTAAGAGAGTAATTCAAACTTTAGGCTGTAATGCTTTTCCGGCTCCCTTTGACCATGCAATTCATTGTGAAGCAATGCGATCGCAATTCCCAGAAATCAAGAAGGTCAACACTTTACCAGCACAGAATATTCCGGGTATTGTGTTTTATTCTGCCGCTGATTATCAACCTTTCACACTTGATAGTGAAGCGATCGCTCACAACATTGCCAAAGGATTGTGTCAAGAATTAGACTTTCCGCGATTAGTTAACCGTGTCTACGAAGATGGTGTTCGCATATTCATTGAAGCGGGTGCTGGTAGTGTTTGTTCCCGATGGATTGGTAAAGCCCTCAGCAATAAAGAACACATCACAGTTTCCCTGAATCGTAGAGGTATGGATGACCATACATCTATTGTCAAAGCCTTAGCAAAACTACTCAGCCATCAGGTGAATGTAGATTTATCGCTACTGTACAGCCAAACAGAAACTACCAAGCAAAATAAGTTAACCCTCAGAAAAATTACTTTGGGAGGAAACTCAATTACTGCCACAATCTTAAGCGACGAAAACCGGAAACTTTTTCAAGATGTAGCTGGTAATTGTAGAAGCGATCGCTCTGAAAAACAGCATCCAAACATACCTAATCTCAAAGGATTTGAAAATATAAATTCTTTGAATGCTTTCAACCATAATCCTCAAAGCATAAGTAATTATTCTCACAATTCGCCAGCCAATACGCAACCAGAAAAAGTCGAAATGAAAAATATCATTGATAACGGTTTTGAAATTAGAGAACAATTACAATCTTCTGAGTCAAGCGCAATTGCCCAACAACTTCCTCAACCCGTTTTTACCCAACCAGTTATAACTCCGGAAATTAGTAATACCGTCAATATGCTCGACTCCCATAAAACTCAGTATCAAAAGCTAAACGCTAACAATTCCAAGTTAACTAAAGCACATACTACTTTTTTACAAGCTAGACAAGAATTTAGCCAGCAACTGAGCGAAATCATTCAATTGCAATTAGCTTGCGCCCAAAACTTACTTGACGAAGAACCTTAA
- a CDS encoding SDR family NAD(P)-dependent oxidoreductase: MTAIAPIRPSSVFVVSGGAKGITADCTIKLAQQQPCKFILLGRSELLETEPDFAHDCFEESALKKRIMENLLAQGEKPTPMNVQKIYNKINSSREIKKTLSSIQQTGATAEYISVDVTDTQALQEKLAAAVNRLGTITGIIHGAGNLADKLIEKKTEQDFEKVYTAKVQGLENLLNCVNPNQLEHLVLFSSVTGFYGNIGQTDYAVANEILNKSAHLIKQNYPACHVVAINWGAWDSGMVSSELKKAFAERGIEVIPVEAGTQMLVNELHPTHHETTQVVIGSPLVNVATELDSELRTYRMRRRMTVEENPFLIDHTIAGSPVLPATCALSWMIDSCEQLYPGYKFFAAQDFRILKGITFNEQLASEYVLDVEEISKINSQEIILRTKISSKNPAGKTFYHFSAQIQLLLQIPTAPIYDAVNLEPDNIITSTGKAFYQNGGTTLFHGPAFQEIKRVLNINTEKLTTECLWQNISDKQQGQFPVKWVNPYTTDLSMHALWIWTQHFHQEGCLPGQVEKYEQFAATPINETFYVSCEVKAKTASSATANFIIHSREGKVYSRLLGAKAIIWSMKLLRS; encoded by the coding sequence ATGACAGCAATAGCCCCAATTCGTCCATCATCAGTATTTGTTGTAAGTGGCGGTGCTAAAGGAATTACGGCTGATTGCACTATTAAATTAGCACAGCAACAACCTTGCAAATTCATTCTCCTTGGTCGTTCTGAACTTTTAGAAACTGAACCAGATTTTGCTCATGATTGTTTTGAAGAATCAGCATTAAAAAAACGTATCATGGAGAATCTTCTTGCCCAAGGTGAGAAGCCCACACCCATGAATGTGCAGAAGATATATAACAAAATTAACTCTAGTCGCGAAATTAAAAAAACTCTCTCTTCGATACAACAAACAGGAGCGACAGCAGAATATATTAGTGTCGATGTCACAGATACACAGGCACTACAAGAAAAACTTGCTGCTGCTGTCAACCGTCTAGGCACAATTACCGGAATCATCCACGGTGCTGGAAATTTAGCCGATAAATTAATTGAAAAGAAAACTGAGCAAGATTTTGAAAAAGTCTACACAGCAAAAGTTCAGGGTTTAGAAAACCTACTTAATTGTGTTAATCCTAATCAACTTGAGCATTTAGTTTTGTTCTCTTCAGTCACAGGATTTTACGGAAATATTGGACAGACTGATTATGCAGTAGCTAACGAAATTCTCAACAAGTCAGCGCATTTAATTAAACAAAACTATCCTGCTTGTCATGTAGTGGCGATTAATTGGGGCGCTTGGGATAGTGGAATGGTTTCATCAGAACTTAAAAAAGCTTTTGCTGAACGAGGAATTGAAGTTATTCCTGTAGAAGCTGGGACACAAATGTTAGTTAATGAACTGCATCCTACGCATCATGAAACTACACAAGTTGTTATTGGTAGTCCACTAGTCAATGTGGCTACGGAGTTAGATTCTGAACTCCGCACTTATCGTATGCGTCGCCGCATGACAGTAGAAGAAAATCCCTTCTTAATAGATCATACGATCGCAGGTTCTCCAGTGCTACCAGCTACCTGCGCTCTATCATGGATGATTGATTCCTGTGAACAACTTTATCCAGGTTATAAGTTTTTTGCAGCTCAAGATTTCCGAATTTTGAAGGGAATTACTTTTAATGAACAGCTTGCAAGTGAATACGTTCTAGATGTGGAAGAAATTTCTAAGATTAACTCTCAAGAAATTATCTTACGCACAAAAATATCGAGTAAAAATCCTGCTGGAAAAACATTTTATCATTTTAGCGCTCAAATTCAACTGCTGCTACAAATTCCCACTGCACCAATTTATGATGCTGTCAATTTAGAACCGGATAACATCATCACTAGCACTGGTAAAGCTTTTTATCAAAATGGAGGAACTACATTATTTCATGGCCCAGCTTTCCAAGAAATCAAAAGAGTATTAAATATCAACACAGAAAAACTCACCACAGAATGCCTCTGGCAGAATATTTCAGATAAACAACAAGGACAATTTCCCGTCAAATGGGTTAATCCGTATACAACTGACTTGAGTATGCACGCGCTTTGGATTTGGACACAGCATTTTCATCAAGAAGGTTGTTTACCTGGACAAGTAGAAAAATACGAACAGTTTGCAGCGACACCAATCAATGAAACTTTTTATGTTTCTTGTGAAGTCAAAGCCAAAACAGCCAGTAGCGCAACTGCCAATTTTATTATCCATAGCCGTGAAGGAAAAGTATATTCACGTTTACTTGGAGCCAAAGCAATTATTTGGTCAATGAAATTATTAAGGAGTTAA